The stretch of DNA ACCATCCTCCATGAAAACTGTTACATGCCTAACGCCTGGACCAGCAGCGACTGTAAGGAGTCGGCTGCATCAAGTTGCTGGGCGCTTTTTCTGGCCCAGAAGAAGCCGGACTTCATCAATCAGACGCCACTGCCCGCCCAGATGTAATACCGCATGGCAATTTGGACACACTGCTCTTAGGTCCTCAACCGGATCCACGATGTACTCACCGCCCACCTCGGAAAGTGGCCTAAGATGGTGAACGTGGATGTAGCCCCTTGCTTCCTCTCCGTAAACATCACCAAAGTCAAACCCACAAATGCAACACGTGGGGCCGTAGTGTTCGATACACTTACGACGGGCGTTTTCGTCTCGCTCATAAGCGTTCACTAAAACGCGACGACACGATCCTTCAGAGTATGAGGACGACTCGGGGACTTCCTCAGGTAGGAACGAGCGCTGACCTAAACGCGGTAACTCGGTAAGATTTGCTACGCCGGGATAACCCCAAAGAGCATCCGCTACTTCTTTGCCGCCGCGATCATCCTGAAGCCAGAGTGTAGGGCTATGTCCGTTCATCGCGTGATTTTTTTTCCTGCGGCCGAGCTTGCCGGTTTGAATAAGGCGTGTGCTAATGTCGCGTTGTGCAATCCATATAGGGACCAAGGCGGAAAGCGGGACCAAAGCAGCGTACTTAATGTCTTCGTTGTCGCGCTGCACGAAAAGCATGTGTGTCACACCACGAGAACTCTCCCTGCTAACCTTGTTCTCCAAGTTTCCAATCCAGTCACCATTCTTGATCTTCGCCAGCAATTGTGCAGCTGAATATGTCTGGATGCGCTCCGAGTCTCGGCTGCCGCTTTCACGACGCC from Pseudomonadota bacterium encodes:
- a CDS encoding HNH endonuclease, which encodes MSERAFRLPESYKAEEITRGMVRAFLHDRGFIVKSDDRERQGQTVVAISPEGNQLTMRVRLCWRRESGSRDSERIQTYSAAQLLAKIKNGDWIGNLENKVSRESSRGVTHMLFVQRDNEDIKYAALVPLSALVPIWIAQRDISTRLIQTGKLGRRKKNHAMNGHSPTLWLQDDRGGKEVADALWGYPGVANLTELPRLGQRSFLPEEVPESSSYSEGSCRRVLVNAYERDENARRKCIEHYGPTCCICGFDFGDVYGEEARGYIHVHHLRPLSEVGGEYIVDPVEDLRAVCPNCHAVLHLGGQWRLIDEVRLLLGQKKRPAT